The genomic interval AAGTGAGTACAGGTGGAAATCTGTACTCTCAAAAGGGATGTCCTCGGGGCGTGGTACAATTTCAGTTTGGAGGTGCTTTTTATACTTAAGCCAGTCCGGAAATTCTGCCCTGGTAAGTTCGTCTTTAATATCGTCTGTTAAAAATTCTGTAAGAGTGGGTGCCCAGTTAACCTCAAATTGCTCAGCTCCGTGATTTGTGCATAAAATACGGTAAAGCTTTTTCAGGAACAGGACTGCAGACATCCCATCCGAAACAGCATGATGAAATATCGCAACTAAATGGGTGGTGTCCTGATTTGGTATCATGTTAAATTTCACCATGGGTCCGGTGCTGTCATCAAACTCCTTTCCCAGCTCTGAGGCGACAATCTGTTTCCAATCAGTATCGGGTTGTTCGACTTTAACAGAATAATCTGGAACGTTTTGAGTTGTCAGAATCTGCTTTTTGGGTGGTTTAAATTCCACTCTTACAGCAGATAGCGGGTAAACTTTTCTTACCAGGCTAAGAGCTTTATTCAGATCCTCAAGAGAAATGTTTCCACTGAATTTTAAATGGAATGCAAAAAACATCGGCTTGCTTTTTGCCATGTGAAAGAGAACTCTTTCGTATGTATTGGTCTCACGCTGCATCTTTTAATGTCCCGGTATCAGGCTAAAACTGTTTCTTTTTCTTTTGATTGCGCTAAAACAGTTTCTTCTTCTTTTGATTGCATTGGTTTAACAAGGTTATGAATCCACTTATGTGAAAAGAATCTGATGAAGGCCGCAGAGGCCTTACTGATCTCTTCAATAGAAGCCAGAGCTACTACCCAGTGAACCGGCCACTCTAATACAAATGCTCCTAAAGCTGCAAGCGGAACACCTATAAGCCATATACCTCCGATGTCTACAATCATTCCAAAAAGAGTGTCACCTCCACCCTTGAATACACCCATGTGGAAAACGATATTGAGTCCCTTTGCAAAAGCAACAAGCGCCATCACAAACAAAATACCTGAAAAATATTGCATTCCATCATCAGAAAGGCTATAGAGGGAGAGTAAAGTACCTCTGGAAAGTAAAAGCAATAACCCCATCAGTAAACCGCAGATAATCGTAAGCTGTAGAAAGTTAGCCGCGTATCCCTTTGCTTTTTCATTCTCACCAGAACCAATTCTGTTACCAACCATAATCGAACATGCCACCCCAAGACCTACAAAAACAATAAGACAGATCCTCTCGACTGAACTTGCAAGATTGAATGCGGCAAGAGATACCGTGCTAACGTGTCCGTAGATCATTGTGTACATGTTATATCCAAAACTCCATCCTGCTCCCTGTAAAATAACGGGTGTGGAACGGCTAATGTACATTCCTAGTAAATCTGTATCTATGCTGAGCAATTCATTTAAATTGATTGCTGCAGGATGTTTTCTTACATATGAGTATACTACGATTATAACAAACTCAATGGTCCTGGCTATCACAGTTGCAATAGCAGCACCTTTTACCCCCATTTCAGGAAAGCCGAAGGCACCAAAAATTAAACAGTAGTTTCCAAAGGTATTCAAGCTTACTCCAATAAGACTTGCATACATTGGAAGTTTTACCTGACCTGTACTTCTAAGCATAACTGCGTAATTAGCTGATATAGCGGTCGCAATACAACTAAATGCCACAATTGCAATGTACTCTTTTCCTATTGCATGCACTGCCGCATCGAGACTGTAAAGCCTGAGGATCGAAACCGGGAAAAGAAAAATTAAACCTGTAAAAAGCACTGAAATTGCTATACTTATTAATAATCCGATGCTCATTACTTTTCGTATTCCAGTGAAATTTTTTGAGCCCCAGTATTGAGCTGCAAATATACCTGCTCCACCTGAAACGGAAAATATCAGCATCAGGTAAAAAAAGATAAACTGATTTGCACTTCCTACAGCCGCAACAGATGTTTCCCCAAGTTTTTCAATCATGAAAACATCAATAAAATTCAGTGAGGCACTCAACAAATTCTGAATGCATACCGGCACGGCAAGAGCGAGAAGAGTTGGAAGAAAGTCTTTATCTTTATATATAAGCATAATGTTTACTTTTCAGTTAAGGTGTTTTTCATTATTGGGACAGTAGAATATAACCATCCGCAAGGTTTTATGTCCATCATATTGAATTTATCAGTCCATCTTAAACGGAATCATACCAGGAGGCAGATTTTTCTGGACTTGATTTTTCAAGGCTGAAAAATCTATGTTATTAACTGCAAGATAGAGTGGGGTAGGGGAATGCAGAATACTCAGACTAAGTTTTTCCTGGGCATATAGAAGCTTTCCGCTGCTCAGTTTTCCCCTGAAATATACACATTACTCATCAGTAGTTTTGGAGCAGCCCATGTTATGCGAAACAGTACATACCATACCGGATAACCGAAGAAATAAGAAACGAACAATACTTGTCATGATAATTACTGCACTCACCATGATTGCAGAAATCACTATGGGGCTTCTATCGGGTTCCATGGCACTTCTTTCGGATGGTATTCACACGGGGACACACACTCTGGCGTTTTTGTTTACCCTGATTGCCTATGCCTTTGCTGAGCGCCACGGGAAAAACAGGAAGTTTACCTTCGGGACAGGGAAGGTGGGGGTTCTGGCGGGATATACCTCTGCCATAGCGCTTATCATTACAGCAGGGATAATGGTAAAGGAATCGATTCACCGCTTGATTTCCCCCACAGATATCCAGTTTCGAGATGCTCTTATTGTGTCTGGGATAGGCCTTACAATCAACGTTTTCTGTGCCCTGATTCTTTCAGACCATCATCATCATGAAAAAAAACACTGCCATGGTCATCATCATGATCACAACCTGCGTGCAGCCTACCTGCATGTTCTTACCGATGCACTTACTTCACTTCTTGCAATTATCGCTCTTCTTGCGGGAATGTTTATGGGAATGGTGTGGCTTGATCCTGCTGTGGGAATCATTGGTGCCGGTGTTATACTTCACTGGGCTGTGGGGCTTTTAAAAAGTACGGGAAAAATACTGCTTGACTACAATGAGGATAACGCTCTGGTGAATGATGTAAAGGATATCCTGCTCACCGGCGGTGTGAAAAATATCCACGATCTTCACATCTGGCGGGTATCCCCCGACCAACGATTTCTTATGGCAACTGTGGAGGGGGATGGTATAGATAAAGAACCGCTTCTTCAAAAACTGCGTGAAACTCAGGAATACTGTCATATCACCATCGATATTATTTGTGTTAAATCAAACGCGAGTTTACCAAAACACTCTTAAAAACCGTTGATATTTATTAAATGATTTGTTTGGTAAAGCAGATTATACCCGATCAGCTCATCTATACCAGCAAATGCGGTCACTTAGAAATTACCAAAAAGCCTCAGCAGTGATTGTAACTTGCTGAGCCTGGTGATAAACCCCTTTTATCCCTAAACTATCCATTGACATCAAAATCAAAACCATTTATATTAATTATTGTTGATTAGAGTGGCCTAATCTGGTTAGACGCGGGTAATGTCCATTCAAAGATTAGTCGCAGAGGAGTGAATCCTCACAGAAACACTCTGTGAGTGCCCGGAAGATATGGCGGTTAAATGATAATTGACCTTTTATGTAATGTTAAAAGAACTCTTAATGAGAGTTGATTAAATGTATAATTTTCATCATTTTAACTACAGCATTTTCGGTATAATCGTTTGCTGCTGTTAAAGAGCGGGGGGGGACTATGGAAAGTGTTTTATACAGTTTTTATGCCGGAGTGTCAACTGCAGTAGGAGCGCTGCTGCTTTTTATATTTGGAAAGCCCAATAAGAAGTTCCTTGCTGGCCTTTTGGGGTTTGCAGGTGGAATTATGGTTGCTATTTCACTTTTTGAATTAATGCCGGAAGCGTATGAATTTGGTTCTATGGCAAGCACTGTGATTGGTTTTGTATTGGGTGTAGCACTTATGTTTTTGGTAGACAGGATTTTGCCCCATGCTCATGTGACTACATCGGACAACTTCGAGGAAGAGAATCCTGAGAATCTCAAGCCTATGAAAAGCCCTGTATTAAGGACAGGTTTTTTGGTTCTTTTCGGTATTGCCCTGCATAATCTGCCTGAAGGCCTTGCCATCGGTGCAGGACTGGAATCAAGTCAGCATTTGGGTTTTGTGATTGCCATTGCCATTGCTTTGCATAATATTCCCGAAGGACTTGCTATAGCTGGTCCACTGAAATCAGGGGGGCTAACAAATATGAAAATACTTCTGCTGACTGTCTCCGCTGGACTTATGACCCCGGTAGGAGCGATCATCGGACACCTGTTTTTTAACATTTCAGAAGTGTTTGTTGGTGGTGCACTTGCATTTGCTGCTGGTGCCATGGTATACATCGTAAATGACGAATTGGTTCCCAGTGCAAATAAGCTCAACACCCACTATGCCAACATCGGGATTATGGGTGGGATAATCCTTGGTTTCGTAATCTTCTGAGATTTAATCAAAATTCTTTTGGCGAAATACACACTAAAGAACACGATGTGTAATCAATAGTGTTCTTTAGTGTGTATGAAAACCGCTCACTATTTTTAATAAATCAGACTAACAGCATGCTCAGAATCTGGTTTTCAGCCACATAAGATTTGACAAGCCCTCATGTAAACTTTGGCTGTGTTTAAATTAAGAAGTGGCT from Chitinispirillum alkaliphilum carries:
- a CDS encoding Na+ driven multidrug efflux pump — encoded protein: MLIYKDKDFLPTLLALAVPVCIQNLLSASLNFIDVFMIEKLGETSVAAVGSANQFIFFYLMLIFSVSGGAGIFAAQYWGSKNFTGIRKVMSIGLLISIAISVLFTGLIFLFPVSILRLYSLDAAVHAIGKEYIAIVAFSCIATAISANYAVMLRSTGQVKLPMYASLIGVSLNTFGNYCLIFGAFGFPEMGVKGAAIATVIARTIEFVIIVVYSYVRKHPAAINLNELLSIDTDLLGMYISRSTPVILQGAGWSFGYNMYTMIYGHVSTVSLAAFNLASSVERICLIVFVGLGVACSIMVGNRIGSGENEKAKGYAANFLQLTIICGLLMGLLLLLSRGTLLSLYSLSDDGMQYFSGILFVMALVAFAKGLNIVFHMGVFKGGGDTLFGMIVDIGGIWLIGVPLAALGAFVLEWPVHWVVALASIEEISKASAAFIRFFSHKWIHNLVKPMQSKEEETVLAQSKEKETVLA
- a CDS encoding Zinc transporter, ZIP family; its protein translation is MESVLYSFYAGVSTAVGALLLFIFGKPNKKFLAGLLGFAGGIMVAISLFELMPEAYEFGSMASTVIGFVLGVALMFLVDRILPHAHVTTSDNFEEENPENLKPMKSPVLRTGFLVLFGIALHNLPEGLAIGAGLESSQHLGFVIAIAIALHNIPEGLAIAGPLKSGGLTNMKILLLTVSAGLMTPVGAIIGHLFFNISEVFVGGALAFAAGAMVYIVNDELVPSANKLNTHYANIGIMGGIILGFVIF
- a CDS encoding Cobalt-zinc-cadmium resistance protein CzcD, yielding MLCETVHTIPDNRRNKKRTILVMIITALTMIAEITMGLLSGSMALLSDGIHTGTHTLAFLFTLIAYAFAERHGKNRKFTFGTGKVGVLAGYTSAIALIITAGIMVKESIHRLISPTDIQFRDALIVSGIGLTINVFCALILSDHHHHEKKHCHGHHHDHNLRAAYLHVLTDALTSLLAIIALLAGMFMGMVWLDPAVGIIGAGVILHWAVGLLKSTGKILLDYNEDNALVNDVKDILLTGGVKNIHDLHIWRVSPDQRFLMATVEGDGIDKEPLLQKLRETQEYCHITIDIICVKSNASLPKHS